The window CGCATTCCGTCGCTGGTTTGGCATTAGCCCGCGCCAGTGGCGTAAAGGTGAAGCCCTCAATCTTTCCTGATGCCGCTATTTAAAATCCGCGTACGGCGTGAGCGGCTGCGGTGGGCTGTCGAGATCGCCCTGCCAGCCGGAGGCGGAGTAGCGCAGGTAGATGAGGCCGTGGCTTGGGGTGTAGTCCTTCGCTTGCTGAATGTCGATACCGACACCCAGCGTCCAGTGTGAGCTGAGGCGGCGTTCGACAAGCGCTCGCGCCGTATAGCCGAAGCCGGAACTGCTGCTACCCTGCTCGATGGTGTCTCTGTCGGTGAGTGCAGCGTTACCCAGCAGGCCGGTCAGCGGATAGCGGCGCTGGTCTTTGGTAGAAGAACGCGACCACGACAGCGATCCGCCGAGTTCCCACGACCAGTTTTCCGTCCGCTGCCGGTAATTCACTGGCACGCCCAGCGAGAAATATTGCTGCGGGCTGTAGTAACCGCCCTGACCGAGCGAGTAGCCACTGAGATCCTTCTGGTAGCGCCACCACATGCTGTTCAGACCGACCGTGACGCGTCGGTTATCCTCGTTAATCAGCTTGTAGTAATAACCTGCCATTGCACGGGCGCGATCGTTATCGGCCACATTTTTACCGGTGATCTGGTGGAGGCTGAAATCACTCCAGACGCCGTGCGCTTCGCCCCGATCGTAGCTCAGCCCGAGACTGACGCCCGTGGCTCGCACGCCGCCCCAGGTTATGCCCGTGCCGGGGTCTTTGGTGCCGCCGAACGCCAGCAATGAGCTGGATATTGGGCGGCGGGAGGCCGTCGCCGTCCAGCCGATTTGTCGCCAGTCGCCGCTGTAGCTTGCGCCACCGACAACATCCACTACGTCGAAGCCGAGCGGCGTGGTGCCGAGATCCGCTGACCAGCGATCGTTTTTCCAGCCTGCGGCAACGCTGGTGCCGGTGGTTTTCTGTGATTTACCGTCGAAGCAGTCCCGCGTGGCGCAGGTGCCGAAGGTTTCCCGGTACGCGCCGTTACTGCCTGTCGAGAAGGAACCTGCGTTCATCTGTACGGTATCCGTGCGGAAGAAGGCGCGGCCGTCGTACAGCGGCATATCCACCTGCAACAGGGTGTTATGGGCGCTCAGGTCGGAAATCCCACCGGTGCCGCTTGAACTCGAATAATCGTGATCGAGGGTGACGGTAATATCCTGCTTGCGATACAGATCCGCGGCGTCAGCGCGGATGCTGCGTTGCAGCCAGTCATCGCTGCTTTTATTACGTGCCAGTCGGGTGTAGTCATCGTCGCTTTGCGGTAGCGCGGGAGCGATGCCGCTGGCGACCATCGCCTGTTTATAGTCCTGCTGCGCCTGCTCTGGTTGAGACTGCTGTTGTTCAACGCGTGCCGCATCGCGATAGATCAGCGCTGTCGTTTGATCGATAGGAGTTTGGCCGACCGGCTCTTTCTGAGCATCGATTTTTAGCTGGCGGAAAAGCGCCGCTGATTTTTGCGGATTGCCTACCGCTTGCCAGGCGTTGGCGACGCGCCGCTGGCTGTTAAGTGTATCCACCGCCTGCGTTGGGAGCTGGTTCAGGCGCTGGCGCGCATCATCTTGTCGACCCTGTGCGATAAACGCGTCGATCTCACCTAACTGGGCGTCGGGGTTCTGTGGCTCCCGTGTGCGAATACGTTGATATTCCGCCAGCGCTGTCGCGTATTCACCCCGTACCAGCGCCCAGTCTGCCAGCAGCAGGTCGATACGGGTGTCAGCCGGTTGCTGGCGCAGGAACACAATAGCGGCAGGTTCGTCACCCGCATCGCGCATCGCTTCCGCTTTCGCCAGCGTGGTCTGAATCGTCAGGCGCTGGGACAATTCACGCATGTCGTTGCTCCACTGTGCAGTGGGAAGCGTGCTCAGGTGAGCGAGTGCTTGCTCATCACGATTGGTAGACGACAGGTAAAGTGAGTAAAC is drawn from Pectobacterium aroidearum and contains these coding sequences:
- the bcsC gene encoding cellulose synthase complex outer membrane protein BcsC yields the protein MHNNTVNWLRFLSLLLVAAPQAYSAEIASPEQFLMEQVRLGEASNKDDLVRQSLYRLELIDPNNPEVIAARLRLALRQGDQAQARQQLDKLKAVAPGSATYRQSATTLALTQDAARQQLQQARLLSTAGRYAEAKVQYDALFHGDPPTLELAVEYWRLVSRLPDQQPLAIKQLEALDQVYPNNVPLRMVLARLLFSQNRNEQAYPLLKQLSNDPVGRSQAASLWLEIIGRMLVTPQSVAELNRFLTVFDEGEQADTARKELSRQQGILADPVYQGRLRALAQIEDGGGNSATLSELNKALAATPNDPELIGAIGLVYLRAGDRAKALTQFQKALQADVNRLNSGKWEGLIQSTQYWTTIAEGDNALKANNLSLARQKYQQARQMDNTNAYALIGLGDVAVASKNDAAAQPLYQQALHLEPGNDNALRGLVGIYQRQSPEKALAYLNSLPRSQQNTMRETLAALQLNILKQQADQLSEQQQWTQAEEKYRQANQQDPNDIWLAYHYAQTLRQLGQTQQADSVVQRATAVPPTSAEKNYVYSLYLSSTNRDEQALAHLSTLPTAQWSNDMRELSQRLTIQTTLAKAEAMRDAGDEPAAIVFLRQQPADTRIDLLLADWALVRGEYATALAEYQRIRTREPQNPDAQLGEIDAFIAQGRQDDARQRLNQLPTQAVDTLNSQRRVANAWQAVGNPQKSAALFRQLKIDAQKEPVGQTPIDQTTALIYRDAARVEQQQSQPEQAQQDYKQAMVASGIAPALPQSDDDYTRLARNKSSDDWLQRSIRADAADLYRKQDITVTLDHDYSSSSGTGGISDLSAHNTLLQVDMPLYDGRAFFRTDTVQMNAGSFSTGSNGAYRETFGTCATRDCFDGKSQKTTGTSVAAGWKNDRWSADLGTTPLGFDVVDVVGGASYSGDWRQIGWTATASRRPISSSLLAFGGTKDPGTGITWGGVRATGVSLGLSYDRGEAHGVWSDFSLHQITGKNVADNDRARAMAGYYYKLINEDNRRVTVGLNSMWWRYQKDLSGYSLGQGGYYSPQQYFSLGVPVNYRQRTENWSWELGGSLSWSRSSTKDQRRYPLTGLLGNAALTDRDTIEQGSSSSGFGYTARALVERRLSSHWTLGVGIDIQQAKDYTPSHGLIYLRYSASGWQGDLDSPPQPLTPYADFK